In a genomic window of Enterobacter asburiae:
- a CDS encoding inovirus Gp2 family protein, which produces MNLPESILLSHAEYHIENNNPYLIISDDNEFRFRLEQLDSCLKTLSRGRKLPFTILYNRSGYKESAESAIILDAIRYLNMLPLDAMKVRMANPRIATFQRLFTSADLYSRVHNGKIIGADTVTTAEMLNKLMQDYRFAVSQAGFKKACRKYQRVSVKNLKGVMNYIRHLQERHSRLLILRVDLSWANEHKADITADDARKHRQQLFRNMQKNPIFRHVLGTIWKLEYGPQRKFHYHMLFILNGNKAQQDGVIAHAFGKYWNETITKGKGMFYNCNAYKERYEDCCLGKLQRGDSSKDKGLLKALSYITKIDACARLVLPGNARTFGRGEVRSLKKRKRT; this is translated from the coding sequence ATGAACTTACCAGAATCAATACTGTTATCTCACGCTGAATATCACATTGAGAATAACAATCCTTATCTCATCATATCCGATGACAATGAATTCAGGTTCAGATTAGAACAACTGGACAGTTGCCTTAAAACTCTCAGCAGAGGACGTAAGTTACCCTTCACTATTCTGTATAACCGTTCAGGATACAAAGAGAGTGCAGAATCAGCCATCATTCTTGATGCCATCCGTTATCTCAATATGTTGCCCCTGGATGCGATGAAAGTACGAATGGCTAATCCACGTATAGCTACATTCCAGCGTTTATTTACTAGCGCCGATTTATATTCTCGTGTCCATAACGGGAAAATAATAGGGGCAGATACCGTAACTACTGCAGAGATGCTGAACAAGTTGATGCAGGATTACCGATTCGCAGTGAGTCAGGCAGGGTTTAAAAAGGCATGCAGAAAGTACCAGAGGGTTTCAGTTAAAAACCTGAAGGGAGTGATGAATTACATCAGACATCTGCAGGAGCGTCATTCCCGACTGCTGATCTTGCGGGTTGATTTATCATGGGCGAATGAGCATAAAGCGGACATCACTGCTGATGACGCCCGTAAGCATCGCCAGCAGTTATTTCGTAATATGCAAAAGAATCCAATATTTCGCCATGTCCTCGGGACGATATGGAAACTGGAATATGGCCCACAACGTAAGTTTCATTACCACATGCTGTTTATCTTAAATGGCAATAAGGCACAACAGGATGGCGTGATTGCTCATGCTTTCGGGAAATACTGGAATGAAACCATTACTAAAGGTAAAGGCATGTTCTACAACTGCAACGCTTACAAAGAGCGTTATGAGGACTGCTGCCTCGGCAAACTGCAACGCGGTGACAGTAGTAAGGACAAGGGGTTACTTAAGGCACTAAGTTACATCACCAAAATTGATGCCTGCGCACGTCTGGTTCTTCCGGGTAATGCCAGAACCTTTGGTCGCGGAGAAGTACGTTCATTGAAAAAAAGGAAGAGAACATAA
- a CDS encoding toxin: MKFLPATNLRAAKPCLSPVTIWKMLLSRLLEQHYGLTLNDTPFYDETVIQEHIDADITLANAINFLVEKCELARIDRSGFSSQGKAPYLTVTDIHHARKACGLMNSCSYREVSNIVLSRSRQ, encoded by the coding sequence ATGAAATTTCTACCTGCAACAAATTTGCGGGCGGCGAAGCCATGCCTGTCGCCCGTGACTATCTGGAAAATGTTACTTAGTCGTCTGCTGGAACAGCATTATGGCCTGACGCTAAACGATACACCTTTCTATGATGAAACCGTCATACAGGAACATATTGATGCCGATATCACTCTGGCTAATGCTATTAACTTTCTGGTGGAGAAATGTGAGTTAGCCCGTATCGATCGCAGTGGATTTTCCTCACAGGGAAAAGCGCCATATCTGACCGTGACAGATATCCATCATGCCAGAAAAGCATGTGGATTAATGAACAGTTGTTCTTATCGGGAAGTAAGTAATATTGTTCTTAGCAGATCGCGTCAGTGA
- a CDS encoding DUF945 domain-containing protein: MTRLASRFGAVNLVRRDRPLTRDELAHYVPSVFSEEKHESRSDRYTYIPTITLLDNLQREGFQPFFACQTRVRDQSKREHTKHMLRLRREGQITGKQVPEIILLNSHDGSSSYQMLPGLFRAVCQNGLICGESFGEVRVPHKGNVVEKVIEGAYEVLGIFDRVEEKRDAMQSLLLPPPAQQAMAKAALTYRFGEEHQPVTETQILSPRRWQDESNDLWTTYQRIQENLIKGGLSGRTTKGKRTHTRAVKGIDGDVKLNRALWVMAENMLQLAS, from the coding sequence ATGACCCGTTTAGCCAGCCGCTTTGGTGCAGTCAACCTTGTTCGTCGTGACCGCCCGTTAACTCGCGACGAACTGGCTCATTATGTGCCCAGTGTCTTCAGCGAAGAAAAACATGAATCCCGTAGTGATCGCTATACCTATATCCCGACAATTACCCTTCTCGATAACCTGCAACGCGAAGGTTTCCAGCCATTCTTCGCGTGCCAGACCAGAGTCCGCGACCAGAGCAAACGAGAGCATACGAAGCACATGCTGCGCCTGCGTCGTGAAGGCCAGATTACTGGCAAACAGGTTCCCGAAATTATTCTGCTGAATAGCCATGACGGCTCCAGCTCATATCAGATGCTACCGGGGTTATTCAGAGCAGTTTGCCAAAATGGGCTGATTTGCGGTGAGAGTTTTGGCGAGGTGCGCGTCCCGCATAAAGGCAACGTAGTAGAGAAAGTCATCGAAGGGGCCTACGAAGTACTGGGAATATTTGACCGGGTAGAAGAGAAACGCGATGCCATGCAGTCGCTTTTGTTGCCGCCGCCCGCTCAGCAGGCGATGGCGAAAGCGGCGCTGACATATCGCTTCGGTGAGGAACACCAACCGGTGACAGAGACGCAGATACTTTCCCCACGCCGCTGGCAGGACGAAAGCAACGACCTTTGGACCACTTACCAGCGTATTCAGGAAAACCTGATCAAAGGCGGTCTGTCGGGACGAACAACCAAAGGAAAGCGCACCCATACCCGAGCAGTGAAAGGTATTGACGGTGATGTGAAGCTCAACCGTGCCCTCTGGGTGATGGCTGAGAATATGCTTCAGCTTGCTTCATGA
- a CDS encoding AlpA family phage regulatory protein translates to MNTIDIYEDRFVSMQFITEMTGLSDKWFYKMAQQGKFPKPVKFGRSSRWIEREVKEWFEARINESRA, encoded by the coding sequence ATGAACACGATTGATATTTACGAAGATAGATTTGTCAGTATGCAGTTTATTACCGAAATGACCGGTTTGTCTGATAAGTGGTTTTATAAAATGGCTCAGCAAGGTAAATTTCCAAAACCTGTAAAGTTTGGCCGCAGTTCCCGCTGGATTGAACGTGAAGTAAAAGAATGGTTTGAAGCCCGCATTAATGAATCGAGAGCATAA
- the radC gene encoding DNA repair protein RadC gives MSTINLSPVFPANEQRVIQRALRLLEKYQRQPSESFTSSSLTKTWLQLQMAHLEREVFIVMYLDNQHCLLERETLFTGTFSHTEVHPREVVKSALKHNAAAVILAHNHPSGTTEISLQDKHITQRIMKALALVEVRVLDHLVVGNEVASFAELGLL, from the coding sequence ATGTCTACGATCAATTTATCCCCGGTATTTCCTGCAAACGAGCAGCGAGTCATCCAGCGAGCATTACGTCTGCTGGAGAAATACCAGCGTCAACCGAGTGAGTCATTTACCTCCAGCAGCCTCACAAAAACCTGGCTGCAACTGCAGATGGCTCACCTGGAGCGGGAAGTCTTCATCGTGATGTATCTCGACAATCAGCATTGCCTGCTGGAGCGAGAAACACTGTTTACCGGCACGTTCAGCCATACCGAAGTGCACCCCCGCGAAGTGGTTAAATCAGCCCTGAAACATAACGCCGCTGCGGTCATTCTGGCACACAACCATCCGTCCGGCACGACAGAAATCAGCCTGCAGGATAAACATATTACTCAGAGGATTATGAAAGCGCTGGCACTAGTGGAAGTACGTGTGCTGGATCATCTTGTGGTGGGAAACGAGGTGGCGTCATTTGCTGAGCTTGGTTTGCTTTAA
- a CDS encoding type IV toxin-antitoxin system YeeU family antitoxin → MSLIPAHEWGLKSDIVPRFGARLVQEGNRLHYLADRASLIGNFSDTECFKLNNAFPHFISQMESMLTTGELIPCHHHCVTLYHNGFTCEADTLGSCGYVYIAVYPTQR, encoded by the coding sequence ATGTCATTAATACCAGCCCATGAATGGGGTCTAAAAAGCGATATTGTTCCACGGTTTGGTGCCAGATTAGTTCAGGAAGGTAACCGGCTGCATTATCTGGCTGACAGGGCTAGTTTGATAGGCAATTTCAGCGATACGGAATGCTTCAAATTGAATAACGCATTTCCACACTTCATCAGCCAGATGGAATCGATGCTGACCACTGGTGAACTGATCCCCTGTCACCATCACTGTGTCACTCTCTACCACAACGGTTTTACCTGCGAAGCCGATACGCTTGGTAGTTGTGGTTACGTATACATCGCCGTTTATCCCACACAACGTTAA